In Lotus japonicus ecotype B-129 chromosome 5, LjGifu_v1.2, one genomic interval encodes:
- the LOC130720098 gene encoding zinc finger protein ZAT10-like: protein MALETLNSPTAATTPFRSSYQQEEEEEEELHHHEPWTKKKRSKRPRFDNPTTTEEEYLALCLIMLAQSGNNNNKNNNTDNNTNTLRAESSSNSQSQSPPQQQPPLKLTHKCSVCDKAFPSYQALGGHKASHRKSSSENQTPAAAAVNDNASVSTSTGNGGKMHECSICHKSFPTGQALGGHKRCHYEGGKSSNSTNSNVHANTSSAVTTTSDGGAASAHSLRGFDLNLPAPLTEFWTPLGIGGGDSRTNKIRSGEQEVESPLPVTAKRPRLFFDGGETA from the coding sequence ATGGCCTTAGAGACTTTGAATTCACCCACCGCAGCCACCACTCCCTTCCGGAGTAGCTACcaacaagaggaggaggaggaggaggagcttcaCCACCATGAGCCTTGGACCAAAAAAAAGCGCTCCAAACGACCTCGTTTCGACAACCCAACAACAACAGAAGAAGAGTACCTCGCTCTCTGCCTCATCATGCTTGCACAAAgtggcaacaacaacaacaaaaacaacaacacaGACAATAACACAAACACCTTGCGCGCAGAATCATCATCCAATTCACAGTCACAATCGCCGCCGCAACAACAACCGCCGCTGAAACTTACTCACAAGTGCAGCGTGTGTGACAAGGCGTTCCCTTCTTACCAAGCACTCGGCGGCCACAAAGCAAGCCACCGCAAATCCTCATCGGAAAATCAAACtcccgccgccgccgccgtcaACGACAACGCTTCCGTGTCGACATCCACCGGTAACGGCGGAAAGATGCACGAGTGTTCAATCTGTCACAAGAGCTTCCCAACCGGCCAAGCACTCGGCGGTCACAAGCGGTGCCACTACGAAGGCGGCAAGAGCAGCAACAGTACCAACAGCAACGTCCACGCAAATACCAGCAGCGCCGTCACGACTACCTCCGACGGCGGCGCCGCCTCGGCACACAGCCTCCGTGGATTTGATCTGAACCTCCCCGCGCCGCTGACGGAATTCTGGACGCCACTGGGGATCGGCGGCGGAGATTCCAGGACGAACAAGATCCGAAGCGGTGAGCAGGAGGTGGAGAGCCCTCTGCCGGTAACCGCCAAGAGGCCGCGGTTGTTTTTCGATGGTGGTGAAACGGCGTAG
- the LOC130719986 gene encoding uncharacterized protein LOC130719986, translating to MVETRQTSRRPVPTPEGHVETVNETTDRRTPPPPQHPPPPTPQPQPPRSPEPAAITPHAAHEALCRLEARIRAMEEDNGAGREQAHSMRIRDAQEEIHMLRARLRQLEEQETQSRPLPAFSQEEETNGGPIPPPYYQEARRRAPAAERVASHTPRRRYSPRRSPSRRRSPTPTRDRTYNRPRSNNALVTYPAPIGGPLSPEIMAFPFPQGWARPKVKLYEGDSDPQEHVNFFVGAMHIPKTAQTLALVKQKEKESLKAFLNRFNKEAGDITGLLPDTRLVLATATLAPGPFLTSLDGKLANTLEEFLARAEKFINMEDAATLRAASQTLAIKGPQKMKEHKDQPSTRESRRKGQDERKSRRKKYDSYTSLNSSLSRILREKASTDLRDRPPPLLTRGDKLDSKRFCEFHDSPGHNTDECLNLKDKVEELIRAGRLSRYVAVSTGALPRPRSPPPRRTPTPPRHRDRTPPKRRSAERRDRTPPRRQSPERRRSPERRGRSRERRRSPDRHGRDEVRRQHGSNIVDVGSIAGGWAAGGPTNNSRKRSTRVIMSATGRPRPGSLHPPRQKVAITFTEDDYGKDTGEEDDPIVIEALIGNGKIRRTLIDTGSSADIMFYDAYKSLGLSVKDLLPYDHDLVGFTGDRVLPLGYFDTCLSLGDHRICRTIKARFLVVECPTAYNAILGRPSLNTFRAIISTHHLMLKYPWAGRAVPVRGNLEMARSCYNSSCRLAREERKRKKSKAHNQHGNCHVHHTSLLTDLDPRVDPSRDDQRLKPDGESHPIQVGPLPENTTNLARGLPRDLSKRMEKLLLSNGKLFAWSSADMPGIDPAFCSHRLSVDRKYKPIAQKKRQMSAEKQQVIQQQTTELLQAGIIREVKYTTWLSNVVLVKKANGKWRMCVDYTDLNKACPKDPFPLPSIDALVDNSSGYEYLSLMDAYSGYNQIPMHRDDEEKTAFITDRGTYCYTMLPFGLKNAVATYQRMMTRIFGDLMGKSVEVYIDDIIVKTPKGGDHAADLAVVFEQLKKHNMRLNPDKCTFGVRSGKFLGYMLTNRGIELNPDKCQAIMNMKSPRTVKEVQQLAGRMAAIGRFLPKAALRALPLYTLLKKGATFEWSAEADAAFTQLKEMLSSPYSG from the exons ATGGTAGAGACACGTCAGACTTCACGCCGTCCTGTTCCAACTCCTGAAGGCCATGTAGAGACTGTCAACGAAACTACGGATCGCAGAACCCCTCCTCCTCCACAACACCCTCCTCCCCCGACTCCTCAACCACAACCCCCTCGCTCGCCGGAACCCGCGGCCATTACCCCACATGCAGCCCATGAGGCACTCTGCCGCTTGGAAGCTCGCATCCGGGCAATGGAAGAGGACAATGGGGCGGGGCGAGAGCAGGCCCATAGTATGAGGATTCGAGACGCTCAAGAGGAGATTCACATGCTCCGAGCACGCCTGCGACAACTTGAAGAGCAGGAAACTCAATCGCGCCCCCTGCCCGCGTTTTCCCAGGAAGAGGAGACGAACGGGGGCCCGATCCCACCCCCTTACTACCAGGAAGCACGCCGCCGGGCGCCCGCGGCCGAGCGGGTGGCCAGCCATACACCACGGAGACGCTACTCCCCCCGTCGGAGCCCATCCAGGCGCCGGAGCCCAACTCCGACTCGGGATAGGACGTACAACCGCCCCAGGTCCAACAACGCGCTTGTCACCTATCCAGCGCCGATCGGAGGCCCTTTATCCCCAGAGATCATGGCGTTTCCTTTCCCTCAGGGGTGGGCACGGCCCAAAGTGAAACTCTACGAGGGAGACTCCGACCCGCAGGAACACGTGAACTTCTTCGTGGGCGCGATGCA CATACCGAAGACCGCGCAGACCCTAGCTTTGGTTAAGCAAAAAGAGAAGGAATCTCTGAAAGCATTTCTCAATCGGTTCAACAAAGAGGCCGGCGATATCACCGGTCTCCTCCCCGACACTAGATTGGTCCTGGCTACCGCAACCCTTGCACCAGGACCGTTCCTGACCTCGCTGGACGGCAAGCTAGCCAACACTCTAGAGGAATTTCTAGCTCGAGCAGAGAAATTCATAAATATGGAGGATGCCGCGACCCTAAGAGCCGCGAGTCAGACACTCGCGATCAAAGGACCGCAGAAGATGAAGGAACATAAGGACCAACCGTCAACCCGGGAGTCCCGACGGAAGGGTCAGGACGAACGGAAGTCGAGACGGAAGAAATATGATAGTTATACCtcactgaactcctccctctcACGTATCCTGAGGGAGAAAGCCTCCACCGACCTCAGAGACCGCCCACCCCCACTCCTGACAAGGGGGGACAAGCTAGATTCCAAGAGATTCTGCGAGTTCCACGACAGCCCGGGCCACAACACTGACGAGTGCCTGAACCTCAAGGACAAGGTGGAGGAACTGATCAGAGCAGGAAGACTGTCCAGGTATGTAGCTGTGTCAACGGGGGCCCTCCCGCGCCCGCGCTCGCCACCCCCGAGGCGGACACCGACCCCCCCAAGACACCGAGACCGGACTCCTCCCAAACGCCGATCGGCAGAACGTCGAGACAGAACTCCACCGCGTCGCCAAAGCCCCGAGCGTCGCCGGAGCCCCGAGCGTCGCGGACGAAGCCGAGAACGGAGAAGAAGTCCCGACCGCCACGGCCGGGATGAAGTCAGAAGACAACATGGAAGCAATATAGTCGACGTCGGTTCAATAGCAGGAGGATGGGCCGCAGGCGGGCCCACCAACAACAGCCGGAAGAGGAGTACCCGCGTCATCATGTCCGCGACTGGACGGCCCCGACCAGGGTCCCTCCACCCCCCAAGGCAGAAGGTGGCCATAACCTTCACGGAGGACGATTACGGCAAGGACACCGGCGAAGAAGACGACCCTATCGTCATTGAAGCCCTGATCGGCAACGGTAAGATCCGAAGGACACTCATCGATACAGGTAGTTCtgctgacattatgttttatgatgcTTACAAGAGCTTAGGACTATCTGTGAAGGATCTGCTCCCCTACGACCATGATTTGGTCGGGTTCACAGGGGACAGAGTCCTACCCTTAGGATATTTTGATACTTGTCTTTCCTTGGGAGATCACAGAATTTGCAGGACTATAAAGGCCCGCTTTCTGGTGGTGGAGTGTCCAACAGCGTACAACGCCATTCTTGGCCGTCCAAGCCTCAACACCTTCAGGGCTATCATATCCACCCACCACCTAATGCTTAAGTACCCCTGGGCAGGAAGGGCGGTACCCGTACGCGGCAACCTGGAAATGGCGAGGAGCTGCTACAACTCCAGCTGCAGACTGGCCAGGGaggaaaggaagagaaagaagtccAAAGCGCACAACCAGCACGGCAACTGTCATGTTCATCACACCAGTCTCCTGACCGACCTCGACCCCCGCGTGGACCCGTCGAGAGACGATCAGCGCCTCAAACCCGACGGGGAGTCCCACCCCATCCAGGTCGGTCCCCTTCCAGAGAACACCACCAACCTAGCTCGGGGTCTTCCCAGAGACCTCTCCAAACGGATGGAAAAATTACTACTTTCCAATGGGAAGCTGTTTGCCTGGTCGTCAGCAGATATGCCTGGCATCGACCCCGCGTTCTGCAGCCACAGACTTTCAGTCGACCGGAAGTACAAACCAATCGCTCAGAAGAAAAGGCAAATGAGCGCCGAGAAGCAGCAGGTTATCCAGCAACAGACCACAGAATTGCTTCAGGCCGGGATCATTCGGGAGGTCAAGTACACAACCTGGCTCTCCAATGTGGTCTTGGTCAAGAAGGCAAACGGGAAGTGGCGCATGTGCGTCGACTACACTGACCTCAACAAGGCTTGCCCCAAGGACCCGTTTCCCCTACCGAGCATTGATGCGCTGGTCGACAACTCCTCGGGATACGAATACCTCTCTCTTATGGATGCctattcaggctacaaccagaTTCCCATGCATAGGGACGATGAAGAGAAAACTGCCTTCATCACCGACCGGGGCACCTACTGTTACACTATGCTGCCCTTCGGCCTCAAGAACGCAGTGGCAACCTACCAAAGGATGATGACCCGAATCTTCGGGGACCTAATGGGAAAATCGGTCGAAGTCTACATCGATGATATCATTGTCAAGACCCCGAAGGGAGGAGACCACGCAGCTGACCTCGCAGTCGTTTTCGAGCAGTTAAAGAAGCACAACATGCGCCTGAATCCTGACAAGTGTACTTTTGGCGTTCGAAGCGGGAAGTTTCTGGGCTATATGCTCACCAACCGCGGCATTGAGTTGAACCCTGACAAATGTCAGGCGATCATGAATATGAAGAGCCCGCGCACGGTCAAAGAAGTCCAACAGCTGGCTGGTCGAATGGCTGCGATCGGCCGATTTTTGCCAAAGGCTGCTCTCCGGGCCCTACCTCTTTACACCCTCCTGAAAAAAGGAGCAACTTTTGAGTGGTCGGCAGAGGCCGACGCAGCATTCACTCAGCTGAAAGAGATGCTCTCTTCCCCCTATTCTGGCTAG
- the LOC130718119 gene encoding BTB/POZ domain-containing protein NPY2, whose product MKFMKLGSKPDTFQTDGNNARYVASELSSDIIVSIGDIKFYLHKFPLISKSSHLQKLISLSNEENMDEVHIPDIPGGASAFETCAKFCYGMTVTLNAYNVIATRCAAEYLGMHETIEKGNLIYKIDVFLSSSIFRSWKDSIILLQASKSMLPLAEDLKVVSHCIESIANKACVDVSKVDWSYSYNRKKLPEENGAETNQNEVRTRKVPRDWWVEDLCELEVDLYKSVITNIKTKEVQSNDVVGEALKAYAYRRLPNFSKGMIRCGDASKHRLIVETIVWLLPAEKGSVSCRFLLKLLKAAIFVESGDRTKEELVKRIGQQLEEASVSDILIQGSDGEATIYDVSIVYKIVREFVMKDHNAEIESVVDGEPEGIRKPGILSDASKLMVAKLIDAYLAEIAKDHNLHLSDFVNLAELVSSTSRPNHDGLYRAIDTYLKEHPGISKGEKKRICNLMDCKKLSVDACLHAVQNERLPLRVVVQVLYFEQLRTAASSGTSTPDIPKGMKDLSNGSNGSSRSGTTNPDDDLDAASKAEELKALRKELASLRLSNGVKDGDSSKPSMDKAVIGKMKGLLKSKKSFIKLWASKGGQGENSGSDSSESIGSANPEEAKSTPSRNRRHSVS is encoded by the exons ATGAAGTTTATGAAACTTGGTTCCAAGCCAGATACCTTTCAGACTGATGGGAACAATGCGAG GTATGTGGCAAGTGAGTTATCATCAGATATAATTGTCAGTATAGGGGATATAAAGTTCTACTTACACAAG TTTCCTCTTATATCAAAGAGTTCTCACTTGCAGAAGTTGATCTCTCTCAGTAATGAAGAAAACATGGATGAAGTTCACATTCCTGACATTCCTGGTGGCGCAAGTGCCTTTGAGACATGTGCTAAGTTTTGCTATGGCATGACAGTTACACTCAATGCATACAATGTAATTGCAACTCGATGTGCTGCAGAGTATCTTGGAATGCATGAGACCATTGAGAAAGGGAACCTTATTTACAAGATTGATGTTTTCCTTAGCTCTAGCATTTTCCGTAGTTGGAAGGATTCGATCATCCTTCTTCAGGCTTCAAAGTCCATGCTACCCCTGGCTGAGGATCTAAAGGTGGTGAGCCATTGCATTGAGTCTATAGCAAATAAGGCATGTGTTGATGTATCCAAAGTTGACTGGTCCTACTCCTATAACCGGAAAAAGCTTCCAGAGGAAAACGGGGCTGAGACAAACCAGAATGAAGTCAGAACTCGAAAAGTGCCGAGAGATTGGTGGGTTGAAGATTTATGTGAGCTTGAAGTTGATTTGTACAAGTCTGTAATTACAAATATTAAAACCAAGGAAGTTCAATCCAATGATGTAGTTGGCGAAGCTTTGAAAGCTTATGCTTACAGAAGATTGCCGAATTTCAGCAAGGGTATGATCCGGTGTGGGGATGCGTCAAAGCATCGCTTGATAGTTGAAACTATTGTGTGGTTGTTGCCTGCTGAGAAAGGCAGTGTTTCTTGTAGGTTCTTGCTCAAGTTATTGAAAGCTGCCATTTTTGTAGAATCAGGAGATAGGACTAAAGAAGAGCTTGTAAAGAGAATAGGGCAGCAACTAGAGGAGGCTTCTGTGAGTGATATTTTGATTCAAGGATCAGATGGAGAGGCTACTATCTATGATGTTAGTATAGTATATAAAATTGTAAGGGAGTTTGTTATGAAGGATCACAATGCTGAGATTGAATCAGTTGTAGATGGTGAACCTGAGGGGATAAGAAAGCCAGGGATTTTATCAGATGCTTCCAAGCTGATGGTTGCGAAACTCATAGATGCATACCTTGCCGAAATTGCAAAGGATCACAATTTACATTTGTCAGATTTTGTTAATCTTGCTGAGTTGGTGTCCAGCACCTCTCGTCCTAACCACGATGGCCTTTACAGGGCTATTGACACATATCTGAAG GAGCACCCTGGGATCAGCAAAGGTGAAAAGAAGAGGATATGCAATCTGATGGACTGCAAAAAGCTATCGGTTGACGCGTGCTTGCACGCTGTGCAAAATGAGAGGCTACCATTACGGGTAGTCGTGCAGGTACTATATTTTGAGCAGTTGAGGACTGCTGCATCCTCAGGTACTAGCACTCCTGACATACCTAAAGGAATGAAAGATTTGAGCAATGGATCCAATGGTAGCTCAAGGTCAGGGACAACTAACCCAGATGATGACTTGGATGCTGCATCCAAAGCGGAGGAGCTGAAGGcattaagaaaggaacttgCATCGTTGAGACTGAGTAATGGAGTTAAAGATGGAGATAGCAGCAAACCCAGCATGGACAAGGCTGTGATTGGCAAGATGAAAGGGTTGCTCAAGTCAAAGAAGTCATTCATAAAGCTCTGGGCTAGCAAAGGGGGACAAGGGGAGAACAGTGGCTCAGACTCATCAGAGAGTATTGGTTCTGCTAACCCAGAAGAAGCCAAATCTACCCCTTCCAGAAATAGGAGGCACTCAGTTTCATGA